In Solanum stenotomum isolate F172 chromosome 6, ASM1918654v1, whole genome shotgun sequence, one DNA window encodes the following:
- the LOC125867572 gene encoding rust resistance kinase Lr10-like, whose amino-acid sequence MRRKVLSWFSHHRRSSYESKSNNSNLFDMLAADVSLGWTISNTCNQCYSSGGRCQVDSNNKFLCSVTDQGKGKHLRITWIVVLATVAVLGCIGILILLFCFRKKIFWHKYLRFWESEAEDHRNIEAFLKNNGPYAPMRYSYSDIKRMTSSFKNKLGQGGYGYVYKGSLHNGNPVAVKVLNGLKGSGEEFINEVSSISRTSHVNIVSLVGFCFEGRKRALVYEFMPNGSLEKFIYEERSDTDRVRQLDWQVLYKIALGIARGLEYLHRGCNTRILHFDIKPHNILLDEDFCPKISDFGLAKLCVKKESIVSMLGARGTIGYIAPEIVCRNLGGVSHKSDVYSYGMMVLEMVGGRKNVVDRTSEVYFPDWLYQRIELDEELQLIGIMNEEEKECARKMVIVSLWCIQTGPSNRPSMTKVVEMLEGNLNSLQIPPTPYLYSSSRSEVKLISSVEESSSRSTLSTSTR is encoded by the exons ATGAGGAGAAAAGTCCTTAGTTGGTTTAGTCACCACAGAAGATCGA GTTATGAGTCAAAATCGAACAATAGTAACCTGTTCGATATGTTGGCTGCTGATGTTTCTCTTGGATGGACAATATCTAATACATGTAATCAATGTTATTCGAGTGGAGGACGATGTCAAGTTGATAGTAACAACAAATTTCTTTGTTCTGTTACTGATCAAGGCAAAG GAAAGCATCTTCGTATAACATGGATCGTTGTTTTAGCCACAG TTGCAGTTCTCGGCTGCATTGGAATCTTGATTTTGCTGTTCTGCTTTAGAAAAAAGATTTTCTGGCATAAGTACCTCAGGTTTTGGGAATCAGAAGCTGAGGATCATCGAAATATTGAAGCATTTCTCAAGAACAACGGGCCATATGCTCCAATGAGATATAGTTATTCAGACATCAAAAGGATGACTAGTAGCTTCAAAAACAAACTAGGCCAAGGAGGATATGGTTATGTATACAAAGGAAGTTTACATAATGGAAATCCTGTTGCTGTGAAGGTTCTAAATGGACTAAAAGGCAGTGGTGAAGAATTCATTAATGAGGTATCGAGTATCAGCAGGACATCACATGTTAACATCGTGAGCCTCGTGGGATTCTGTTTTGAGGGTCGAAAAAGAGCTCTAGTTTACGAATTCATGCCAAATGGATCACTTGAAAAGTTTATCTATGAGGAAAGATCAGACACAGACAGAGTTCGTCAACTAGATTGGCAAGTACTGTATAAAATTGCATTAGGCATTGCTCGTGGATTGGAGTATTTGCATCGTGGTTGTAACACTCGAATTCTACATTTTGATATCAAGCCTCATAACATACTACTTGATGAAGATTTCTGTCCTAAGATATCTGACTTTGGACTTGCTAAACTCTGCGTAAAAAAGGAAAGTATAGTGTCAATGTTAGGTGCACGAGGGACTATCGGTTACATTGCTCCTGAAATTGTTTGTAGAAACTTGGGAGGTGTCTCACACAAGTCTGATGTTTATAGCTATGGAATGATGGTGTTAGAGATGGTTGGAGGGAGGAAAAATGTTGTTGATCGAACGAGTGAAGTCTACTTTCCAGATTGGCTTTATCAACGAATTGAACTAGACGAAGAACTTCAATTAATTGGGATAATGaatgaagaggagaaagaatGTGCGCGAAAAATGGTGATAGTGAGTCTATGGTGCATCCAAACTGGTCCTTCAAATAGACCATCTATGACTAAAGTTGTCGAAATGCTAGAAGGGAACTTAAACTCTTTGCAAATTCCTCCAACACCTTACCTATATTCCTCCTCAAGGTCAGAAGTAAAATTGATCTCATCAGTAGAAGAATCGAGTTCCCGATCAActctctctacctccacgaggtag